In the genome of Polaribacter sp. MED152, one region contains:
- a CDS encoding TonB-dependent receptor, which produces MKKVAVLILLLITLTINAQEKKAVAKTLDSIQQLDEVIISTTKIFGNKYVAKNRTGSAYYLSPKELQKFSFTDVNRALRTVPGVSIYEEDGFGLRPNISLRGTSPERSSKITIMEDGILIAPAPYSASSAYYFPTIARMEAVEVLKGSSQVQYGPFTTGGAINMISSQIPTEFGGKIRASYGSFNSQQLHAKVGGGNNTFGYMVEYLNYGSDGFKTLPSGKDTGFDKNDVVAKFSVNLFPNASVKQSLEFKFQYSDEVGNETYLGLTEADFNANPFSRYASSNEDKMTTDHTQYAITHKADFSNNVRLTTTAYRNNFSRNWYKLNDITFNGDKQSIANILDDPNTLSDHFAIVNGSVNSGADAIGVKANNRAYYSQGIQSKLDYHWYNGDAFHDIEFGVRFHYDEEDRFQWVDQYSISNTGDLTLTTAGVPGTDANRISSANAFASFITYRLKYNNWTFTPGLRYENISLKRQDYGKSDVDRTGVNLSERENNVDVFIPGIGTNYKFSNDFSIFGGIHKGFSPPGNQDGQEPEESINYELGTRFNFLGISGEVVGFFNDYSNLLGSDLAATGGTGSLDQFNAGEVNVNGLELLVNYNFAKANAALSLPLSFGYTYTNTEFQNSFGSSNDLWGTVTVGDELPYIPKHQFNVGFSLEHTKFELNFNGRFNGEFRTLAGSGAIADSERVDSNFIVDVSGKYYVTKNLNLTANIINLLDETYAVSRVPAGLRPGHPFGAYAGLEFRF; this is translated from the coding sequence ATGAAGAAGGTAGCAGTATTAATTTTATTACTTATCACGTTAACAATCAACGCTCAAGAAAAGAAAGCAGTAGCAAAGACTTTAGATTCTATTCAACAATTAGACGAAGTTATCATTTCTACTACTAAAATTTTTGGTAACAAATACGTAGCGAAAAACAGAACAGGTTCTGCTTATTATTTATCACCAAAAGAATTACAGAAATTTAGTTTTACAGATGTAAATAGAGCGTTAAGAACAGTACCTGGTGTTTCTATTTATGAAGAAGATGGTTTTGGTTTAAGGCCAAATATTAGTTTAAGAGGTACCTCTCCAGAACGTAGTTCTAAAATTACAATAATGGAAGATGGTATTTTAATAGCACCTGCACCTTATAGTGCTTCTTCTGCCTATTATTTTCCTACAATTGCAAGAATGGAAGCTGTAGAAGTATTAAAAGGTAGTAGCCAAGTGCAATATGGCCCATTTACAACTGGTGGTGCTATTAATATGATTTCATCTCAAATTCCGACTGAATTTGGAGGGAAAATTAGAGCTAGCTATGGTAGTTTTAACTCACAACAATTGCATGCAAAAGTGGGTGGAGGAAACAACACTTTTGGGTATATGGTAGAATATTTAAACTATGGTTCAGATGGTTTTAAAACTTTACCAAGTGGAAAAGATACAGGTTTTGACAAAAATGATGTTGTTGCAAAATTCTCTGTAAATCTATTTCCTAATGCAAGCGTTAAACAATCTTTAGAGTTTAAATTTCAGTACTCAGATGAAGTAGGTAATGAAACGTATTTAGGACTAACAGAAGCAGATTTTAATGCCAATCCGTTTTCTAGATATGCATCTTCTAATGAAGATAAAATGACCACAGATCATACGCAATATGCTATAACACATAAAGCTGATTTTTCGAATAATGTTCGTTTAACCACTACAGCTTATCGTAACAACTTTTCTAGAAATTGGTATAAATTAAACGATATTACTTTTAATGGCGATAAACAATCTATTGCAAACATTTTAGACGATCCTAATACACTATCAGATCATTTTGCTATTGTAAACGGAAGCGTAAATTCTGGTGCAGATGCCATTGGTGTTAAAGCAAATAACAGAGCATATTATTCACAAGGTATACAGTCAAAATTAGATTATCACTGGTATAATGGTGATGCTTTCCATGATATTGAATTTGGTGTTCGTTTTCATTATGATGAAGAAGATCGTTTTCAATGGGTAGACCAATATAGTATCTCTAATACTGGAGATTTAACATTAACAACTGCAGGTGTGCCTGGTACAGATGCCAACAGAATATCTAGTGCCAATGCTTTTGCCTCTTTCATTACTTATAGATTAAAGTACAACAACTGGACATTTACCCCAGGTTTACGTTATGAAAACATCTCTTTAAAAAGACAAGATTATGGTAAAAGTGATGTTGATAGAACAGGTGTAAATTTATCTGAAAGAGAAAACAATGTAGACGTTTTTATACCAGGAATTGGTACAAATTATAAATTTAGTAATGACTTCTCTATTTTTGGAGGAATTCATAAAGGATTTTCGCCTCCAGGAAATCAAGATGGTCAAGAGCCAGAAGAAAGTATTAACTATGAATTAGGAACTCGTTTTAATTTCTTGGGTATTTCTGGTGAAGTAGTTGGTTTCTTTAATGATTATTCTAATTTATTAGGAAGCGATTTGGCTGCAACAGGTGGTACAGGTTCCTTAGATCAATTTAATGCTGGTGAGGTTAATGTAAACGGATTAGAATTATTGGTAAACTATAATTTTGCAAAAGCAAATGCTGCCTTGTCTTTACCATTATCTTTTGGCTACACATATACAAATACCGAGTTTCAAAACAGTTTTGGTAGTTCTAATGATTTATGGGGCACAGTAACTGTGGGTGATGAATTGCCATACATACCAAAACACCAGTTTAATGTTGGCTTTTCTTTAGAACACACCAAATTTGAATTAAACTTTAATGGACGTTTCAATGGGGAGTTTAGAACCTTAGCAGGATCTGGAGCCATTGCAGATTCAGAACGTGTAGATTCTAACTTCATTGTTGATGTATCAGGTAAGTACTATGTAACTAAAAACTTAAATTTAACTGCAAACATTATTAATTTGTTAGATGAAACTTATGCAGTTTCTAGAGTTCCTGCAGGTTTAAGACCAGGTCATCCTTTTGGAGCATATGCAGGTTTAGAGTTTAGATTCTAA
- the guaB gene encoding IMP dehydrogenase translates to MIAHENKILGEGLTYDDVLLVPAFSEVLPREVSIQTKFTRNITINVPIVSAAMDTVTESSLAIAIAREGGIGVLHKNMTTEQQAQEVRKVKRAESGMILDPVTLQMDATVLDAKLSMKEHSIGGIPIVDKEGTLKGIVTNRDLRFEHKNKRPIVEVMTSENLVTADVGTSLKDAEKILQNYKIEKLLIVDADYKLKGLITFRDITKVTQKPIANKDSFGRLRVAAALGVTADAVDRASALVRAGVDAVIIDTAHGHTAGVVKVLKAVKDKFPELDVVVGNIATAEAAKYLVEAGADAVKVGIGPGSICTTRVVAGVGFPQFSAVLEVANAIKGSGVPVIADGGIRYTGDIPKAIAAGADCVMLGSLLAGTKESPGETIIYEGRKFKSYRGMGSVEAMKQGSKDRYFQDVEDDIKKLVPEGIVGRVPYKGELFESIHQFIGGLRAGMGYCGAKDIEKLKETGRFVRITASGINESHPHDVAITKEAPNYSRR, encoded by the coding sequence ATGATCGCACACGAAAACAAAATTTTAGGAGAAGGTCTTACTTATGATGACGTACTTCTAGTTCCAGCATTCTCAGAAGTCTTACCTAGAGAAGTTAGTATTCAAACAAAATTTACTAGAAACATTACTATTAATGTACCTATTGTATCTGCAGCTATGGATACAGTAACAGAATCTTCTTTGGCCATAGCCATAGCAAGAGAAGGTGGTATTGGTGTTTTACATAAGAATATGACTACAGAGCAACAAGCTCAAGAAGTTCGTAAAGTAAAACGTGCAGAAAGTGGTATGATTCTAGATCCTGTAACACTTCAAATGGATGCTACTGTTTTAGATGCAAAATTAAGCATGAAAGAACACAGTATTGGTGGTATACCTATTGTTGATAAAGAAGGTACGTTAAAAGGTATAGTAACCAACAGAGATTTACGTTTTGAGCATAAAAATAAAAGACCTATTGTAGAAGTAATGACCAGTGAAAACTTGGTTACTGCAGATGTTGGTACGTCTTTAAAAGATGCTGAGAAAATTTTGCAAAACTATAAAATTGAAAAGCTTTTAATTGTTGATGCAGATTATAAATTAAAAGGATTAATTACGTTTAGAGATATTACTAAAGTTACACAAAAGCCAATTGCCAATAAAGATTCTTTTGGTAGATTAAGAGTAGCTGCTGCTTTAGGAGTTACTGCAGATGCTGTAGATAGAGCTTCTGCTTTAGTAAGAGCGGGTGTAGATGCTGTAATTATAGATACTGCTCATGGGCATACAGCTGGAGTGGTTAAAGTATTAAAAGCGGTTAAAGATAAATTTCCTGAGTTAGATGTTGTTGTTGGTAATATTGCAACTGCAGAAGCAGCTAAATATTTAGTAGAGGCTGGTGCAGATGCTGTAAAAGTAGGTATTGGTCCTGGTTCTATTTGTACAACAAGAGTTGTGGCAGGAGTTGGGTTTCCTCAATTTTCTGCTGTTTTAGAGGTGGCAAACGCTATAAAAGGTAGTGGTGTTCCTGTTATTGCAGATGGAGGAATTCGTTATACAGGTGATATTCCTAAAGCAATTGCTGCAGGTGCAGATTGTGTAATGTTAGGTTCATTGCTAGCGGGTACAAAAGAATCTCCAGGAGAAACAATCATTTACGAAGGAAGAAAATTCAAATCATATAGAGGTATGGGATCTGTAGAAGCTATGAAACAAGGTTCTAAAGATAGATATTTCCAAGATGTAGAAGATGATATTAAAAAGTTAGTACCAGAAGGTATTGTAGGTAGAGTGCCTTATAAAGGTGAATTATTTGAAAGTATTCACCAATTTATAGGTGGTTTACGAGCAGGTATGGGATATTGTGGAGCTAAAGATATAGAAAAGCTAAAAGAAACAGGTAGATTCGTAAGAATCACAGCTAGTGGAATTAACGAAAGCCATCCTCATGATGTAGCTATTACAAAAGAAGCACCTAATTATAGTAGGAGGTAA
- a CDS encoding carboxypeptidase-like regulatory domain-containing protein, with protein sequence MRKIIFLLSFVFTLNAFSQNDSIQKTILKGQIIHADTNDALSAAHVLNLNTVQGTITNDKGFFELPTSVNDTILVSYLGFSSIKLKITNDLLKGNELEIALYEKPQEIKEVVIKSTKLIGVLEIDVKQVPKDRFTRIHINGLRQTYEVGKPQKRDFSSPLAALFQPVDYLYNLFGKKPKQLKKLQKLKKEDDLRKMLAGKFDREVMMEYLDMDRQELSELLTDCNYSEYFIRKASDLQMIEAVLDCYENYKALKKGKIERDKIPTKKN encoded by the coding sequence ATGCGAAAAATTATCTTTTTATTGAGTTTTGTATTCACGCTAAATGCATTTTCTCAAAATGACAGTATTCAAAAAACCATTCTTAAAGGTCAGATTATTCATGCTGATACCAATGATGCTTTAAGTGCTGCTCATGTTTTAAATTTAAATACAGTACAAGGAACCATCACTAATGATAAAGGTTTTTTTGAATTACCTACAAGTGTTAATGATACAATTCTTGTTTCTTATCTTGGATTTTCATCCATAAAATTGAAAATAACTAACGATTTATTAAAAGGTAATGAGCTAGAGATTGCTTTGTACGAAAAGCCTCAAGAAATTAAGGAAGTTGTTATAAAGTCTACTAAATTAATTGGAGTTTTAGAAATTGATGTAAAACAAGTACCTAAAGATAGATTTACAAGAATTCATATAAATGGGTTAAGACAAACTTATGAGGTTGGTAAGCCACAGAAAAGAGACTTTTCTTCACCTTTAGCTGCCCTATTTCAGCCAGTAGATTATTTGTACAATCTGTTTGGTAAAAAACCAAAACAACTTAAAAAGTTACAAAAGCTTAAAAAGGAAGACGATTTAAGAAAAATGTTAGCTGGTAAGTTTGATAGAGAGGTTATGATGGAATACCTTGATATGGATAGACAAGAGTTGAGTGAATTGCTTACAGATTGTAACTACTCTGAATATTTTATTAGAAAAGCCTCTGACTTACAAATGATTGAAGCGGTTTTAGACTGTTATGAAAACTACAAAGCCTTGAAAAAAGGTAAGATAGAAAGAGATAAAATTCCGACTAAAAAGAACTAA
- a CDS encoding shikimate kinase, with protein MKIVLLGYMASGKSSIGKRLAKSLNISFIDLDDYIIEKENSSIAEIFSSKGEIYFRKIEHVYLKEILDNEKNFILALGGGTPCYANNMDLINNSAATSIYLQGNVPTLVERLIKKKAKRPLVASLSDEQIPEFVAKHLFERRAFYEQTEMTFKIDQKSKKAVAKEIEGVLLLH; from the coding sequence ATGAAAATTGTCTTGTTAGGTTACATGGCTTCAGGTAAATCTAGTATTGGTAAAAGATTGGCTAAATCTTTAAATATCAGTTTTATAGATTTAGATGATTATATTATTGAAAAAGAAAATTCATCTATCGCTGAAATTTTTAGTTCTAAAGGAGAAATTTATTTTAGAAAAATAGAACATGTTTACTTAAAAGAAATTCTAGATAACGAAAAAAACTTTATTCTAGCTTTAGGTGGGGGCACTCCTTGTTATGCAAATAATATGGATCTTATAAATAACAGTGCAGCAACATCTATTTACTTGCAGGGCAATGTGCCAACTTTGGTCGAAAGATTAATTAAAAAGAAAGCAAAAAGACCTTTGGTTGCCTCTTTATCTGATGAACAAATACCAGAATTTGTAGCGAAACATCTTTTTGAAAGGAGAGCGTTTTATGAACAAACAGAAATGACTTTTAAAATAGATCAAAAATCAAAGAAAGCAGTTGCTAAAGAAATTGAAGGTGTGTTGCTACTACATTAA
- a CDS encoding phosphoribosyltransferase domain-containing protein, which produces MTTESNIILDNVQINQKIKRIAYQIFESNSNETEVIIAGIVGNGYIFAEKLVATLTEISNLKVTICEVTINKKKPLEPITTSLKVEDYKNKSLVLVDDVLNSGTTLIYGVKHFLDVPLKRFKTAVLVNRNHKKYPVKADFKGVSLSTSIKEHIQVDFSDLEAKAYLM; this is translated from the coding sequence ATGACAACTGAGAGCAATATAATTTTAGACAACGTACAAATTAACCAAAAAATAAAGCGAATTGCCTATCAAATTTTTGAAAGCAATAGTAATGAAACTGAAGTAATTATAGCAGGTATTGTTGGTAATGGATATATTTTTGCTGAAAAACTAGTAGCTACCCTAACCGAAATTTCTAATTTAAAGGTTACCATTTGTGAAGTTACTATCAACAAGAAAAAACCATTAGAACCAATTACAACTTCTTTAAAAGTAGAAGATTATAAAAATAAATCGCTAGTTTTAGTTGATGATGTTTTAAACTCAGGAACCACTTTAATATATGGTGTAAAGCATTTTTTAGACGTGCCTTTAAAGCGATTTAAAACTGCAGTTTTAGTAAACAGAAATCATAAAAAATACCCTGTAAAAGCAGATTTTAAAGGGGTATCTCTATCCACCTCTATTAAAGAACATATTCAAGTAGATTTTTCTGATCTCGAAGCTAAGGCTTATTTAATGTAG
- a CDS encoding RNA-binding S4 domain-containing protein, translating into MRIDKYLWCIRLFKTRSLATNACKKGQVKIDDANIKPSKEVFGNELIRVRKNQINYQIKVLDLPESRVGAKLVDLYRKDVTPKEEFQKNELLKYSKDYYRKKGTGRPTKKDRRDIEGFTDNTEE; encoded by the coding sequence ATGAGAATTGATAAATACTTATGGTGTATTCGACTTTTTAAGACAAGAAGTTTGGCTACAAATGCTTGTAAAAAAGGGCAAGTAAAGATTGATGATGCTAATATTAAACCCTCTAAAGAGGTGTTTGGAAATGAACTTATAAGAGTTCGAAAAAATCAAATCAATTATCAAATAAAAGTTTTAGATTTACCTGAAAGTAGAGTTGGTGCAAAATTGGTAGATCTGTATCGAAAAGACGTGACTCCAAAAGAGGAGTTTCAGAAAAATGAGTTATTAAAGTACTCTAAAGATTATTACCGTAAAAAAGGTACAGGCAGACCAACCAAAAAAGATAGAAGAGATATAGAAGGTTTTACAGATAATACTGAAGAATAA
- a CDS encoding FKBP-type peptidyl-prolyl cis-trans isomerase, with protein MIKFRNIIVVLVLSVLIYACGDDGFLVNPFADVNHIELAKTDNDSIVKFLQNHYYDKDLDSVKPLVDGETAMINDVSSLRTLDITENTIDYKLYVYVARQGDSGADPDKGFPTSVDSVFVKYDGRTMGGTTFSESSFDSNISGIWFTLVNVIRGWSYGFTQVKGGELKKDANGGPFNGPVTYLNGAKGVLFIPSGLAYPSSNVNNQTNSLVDTNLMFYFDLLTIVPDTDHDNDGVPSIAEDVDGDGIVTNDDTDEDGFPNYFDVDDDGDGVFTIDEDANNDGDPTNDFSDPNNPDLPDYLNPDIN; from the coding sequence ATGATAAAATTTAGAAATATAATTGTAGTTCTTGTACTATCAGTTTTAATATATGCATGTGGAGATGACGGTTTTTTAGTGAATCCGTTTGCAGATGTAAACCATATAGAACTTGCAAAAACAGATAACGACTCTATTGTAAAGTTTTTGCAGAACCATTATTATGATAAAGATTTAGATTCTGTAAAGCCTTTGGTAGATGGTGAAACTGCAATGATAAACGATGTTTCTAGTTTAAGAACTTTAGATATTACAGAAAATACTATTGATTATAAATTGTATGTTTATGTAGCAAGACAAGGAGATTCTGGTGCAGATCCTGATAAAGGTTTTCCAACTAGTGTAGATTCTGTTTTTGTAAAGTATGATGGACGAACAATGGGAGGTACTACTTTTTCTGAAAGCAGCTTTGATAGTAATATTTCTGGTATTTGGTTTACATTAGTAAACGTAATTAGAGGTTGGTCTTATGGTTTTACTCAAGTAAAAGGAGGTGAACTTAAGAAAGACGCGAATGGTGGTCCTTTTAATGGGCCTGTAACCTATTTAAATGGGGCAAAAGGTGTTTTATTTATTCCTTCTGGTTTAGCTTATCCATCATCTAACGTAAACAATCAAACAAATTCACTGGTAGACACGAATTTAATGTTCTATTTTGATTTGTTAACTATTGTACCAGACACAGATCATGATAATGATGGTGTACCATCAATAGCTGAAGATGTGGATGGAGATGGAATTGTAACTAACGATGATACTGATGAGGATGGTTTTCCTAACTATTTTGATGTTGATGATGATGGTGATGGTGTTTTTACCATAGATGAAGATGCTAACAATGATGGAGACCCAACTAACGATTTTAGTGATCCTAATAATCCTGATTTACCAGATTATTTAAATCCGGACATTAATTAG
- the folD gene encoding bifunctional methylenetetrahydrofolate dehydrogenase/methenyltetrahydrofolate cyclohydrolase FolD yields MILLDGKKTSADIKEEIALEVTDLKDKGHKTPHLAAIIVGNDGASITYVNAKVKACERVGFESTLIRLPEDISEEDLLNEIAVLNVDNDIDGFIVQLPLPKHIDEQKVIMAVHPDKDVDGFHPTNVGKMALNLPTFISATPFGILELLERYNVETSGKHVVVLGRSHIVGSPMSILLSQKRKVGNATVTMCHSRTKNLKEITLQADIIIAAIGIPEFVKADMVKDNVTVIDVGITRIADSSKKRGFRLIGDVAFDEVAEKSEFITPVPGGVGPMTIAMLLKNTLLACKRKSK; encoded by the coding sequence ATGATATTATTAGATGGCAAAAAAACTTCTGCAGATATTAAAGAAGAAATAGCCTTAGAAGTAACAGATTTAAAAGATAAAGGCCATAAAACACCTCATTTAGCTGCAATTATTGTAGGTAATGATGGTGCAAGTATAACCTATGTAAATGCAAAAGTAAAGGCTTGCGAACGTGTAGGTTTTGAATCTACTTTAATACGATTACCAGAAGATATTTCTGAAGAAGACTTATTAAATGAAATTGCGGTTCTTAATGTAGATAATGATATTGATGGGTTTATAGTGCAACTACCATTACCAAAACATATAGATGAGCAAAAAGTTATTATGGCTGTTCATCCTGATAAAGATGTAGATGGTTTTCATCCAACAAATGTTGGTAAAATGGCTTTAAACTTGCCAACCTTTATTTCTGCTACTCCATTTGGAATTTTAGAATTGTTAGAAAGGTATAATGTAGAAACCTCAGGAAAACATGTAGTTGTTTTAGGAAGAAGTCATATTGTAGGTAGCCCTATGAGTATTCTATTATCACAAAAAAGAAAAGTAGGTAATGCTACTGTAACTATGTGTCATAGTAGAACTAAAAACTTAAAAGAAATTACCTTACAGGCAGACATCATTATTGCAGCTATTGGTATACCAGAATTTGTTAAAGCAGATATGGTAAAAGATAATGTAACTGTAATTGATGTTGGAATTACTAGAATTGCAGATTCAAGCAAAAAAAGAGGATTTAGATTAATTGGTGATGTTGCTTTTGATGAAGTTGCTGAAAAGTCTGAATTTATTACTCCTGTTCCTGGTGGAGTTGGTCCAATGACAATTGCAATGTTATTAAAGAATACCTTATTGGCTTGTAAACGTAAAAGTAAATAA
- the ffh gene encoding signal recognition particle protein, with product MFNNLSDKLDKALHTLKGHGQITEINVAETLKEVRRALLDADVNFKIAKEFTKKVQTEAIGQDVLTTLNPGQLMVKLVKDELTKLMGGETVGVNLGGSPTVILMSGLQGSGKTTFSGKLANYLKTKKSKQVLLVGCDVYRPAAINQLQVVGEQIGVEVYAEVGNNNPVEISQNAIKHAKANGKNVVIIDTAGRLAVDQEMMTEISNIHKAITPQETLFVVDSMTGQDAVNTAKAFNDILNFDGVVLTKLDGDTRGGAALSIKSVVNKPIKFIGTGEKMEAIDVFYPDRMADRILGMGDVISLVERAQDQYDEEEARKLQKKIAKNQFGFDDFLNQIQQIKKMGSMKDLVGMIPGAGKAMKDVDIDDDAFKGIEAIIHSMTPKERSTPSTINASRKKRIAKGSGTSIQEVNQLMKQFNQMSKMMKMMQGGGGKKMMQMMQGMR from the coding sequence ATGTTTAATAATTTAAGTGATAAATTAGATAAAGCCTTACACACCCTAAAAGGTCATGGCCAAATTACAGAAATTAATGTTGCAGAAACTTTAAAAGAAGTTAGAAGAGCATTATTAGATGCCGATGTTAACTTTAAAATAGCCAAAGAGTTTACAAAAAAAGTACAGACTGAAGCAATTGGGCAAGATGTATTAACTACATTAAACCCTGGACAGTTAATGGTAAAATTGGTTAAAGACGAATTAACCAAATTAATGGGTGGTGAAACTGTTGGTGTAAATTTAGGTGGTTCACCCACTGTAATTTTAATGTCTGGTTTACAAGGTTCTGGTAAAACTACGTTTTCAGGAAAATTAGCCAATTATTTAAAAACAAAAAAATCTAAACAAGTTTTACTTGTTGGTTGTGATGTTTATAGACCTGCAGCCATAAACCAATTACAAGTAGTTGGTGAACAAATTGGCGTTGAAGTTTATGCAGAAGTTGGCAACAATAATCCTGTTGAAATTTCTCAAAATGCAATTAAACACGCAAAAGCAAATGGAAAAAATGTTGTAATAATTGATACTGCAGGACGTTTGGCTGTAGATCAAGAAATGATGACAGAGATTTCTAACATTCACAAAGCAATTACACCTCAAGAAACCTTATTTGTTGTAGATTCTATGACTGGGCAAGATGCTGTTAACACTGCTAAAGCGTTTAATGACATTTTAAATTTTGATGGAGTTGTCTTAACCAAATTAGATGGTGATACTAGAGGTGGTGCTGCTTTATCTATTAAATCTGTAGTAAATAAACCAATTAAATTTATTGGTACAGGTGAAAAAATGGAAGCTATTGATGTCTTTTATCCAGACAGGATGGCTGATCGTATTTTGGGAATGGGAGATGTTATTTCTTTAGTAGAAAGAGCACAAGACCAATATGATGAAGAAGAGGCTAGAAAATTACAAAAGAAGATTGCAAAAAATCAGTTTGGTTTTGATGATTTCTTAAATCAGATTCAGCAAATCAAAAAGATGGGTAGCATGAAAGATTTAGTAGGTATGATTCCTGGTGCAGGTAAAGCCATGAAAGATGTAGATATAGATGATGATGCTTTTAAAGGAATTGAAGCAATTATACATTCAATGACTCCAAAAGAAAGAAGCACACCATCAACTATAAATGCAAGTAGAAAGAAAAGAATTGCAAAAGGTTCTGGTACATCTATTCAAGAAGTAAACCAGCTAATGAAGCAATTCAATCAAATGAGTAAAATGATGAAAATGATGCAAGGTGGTGGAGGCAAAAAAATGATGCAAATGATGCAAGGAATGCGTTAA
- a CDS encoding DinB family protein — MDKVDIADLLEQKHAELFEWLKEQPRAIWMEAPEGKWTVGQHILHLVNSIQLLNNALSYPRFFIKYKFGVANRESRDYETVANKYQEKLLANKERAAKFNKDLKTPSLKQRDRLLTRYQIQQKKLQYKTKKISEKNLDTLILPHPLMGKMTVREIIMWTAHHTEHHLDSLKLYY; from the coding sequence ATGGATAAAGTTGACATTGCAGACTTGTTAGAACAGAAACATGCAGAACTATTTGAATGGTTAAAAGAACAACCAAGAGCGATCTGGATGGAAGCTCCAGAAGGTAAATGGACTGTTGGTCAGCATATTTTACATCTGGTAAATAGCATTCAATTATTGAACAATGCTTTAAGTTATCCGCGATTTTTCATTAAATATAAATTTGGTGTTGCCAATAGAGAAAGCAGAGATTACGAAACTGTAGCAAACAAATATCAAGAGAAATTACTAGCCAATAAAGAGCGAGCTGCAAAATTTAATAAAGATTTAAAGACACCAAGCTTAAAACAAAGAGATCGTTTGTTAACTCGATATCAAATTCAACAAAAGAAACTGCAATACAAAACCAAAAAAATTAGCGAAAAGAACTTAGACACCTTAATACTCCCTCATCCTCTAATGGGTAAAATGACTGTTAGAGAAATAATTATGTGGACAGCACATCATACAGAACACCATTTAGATTCCTTAAAATTATATTACTAG
- the msrB gene encoding peptide-methionine (R)-S-oxide reductase MsrB, with amino-acid sequence MKKIASLFLFVLIISCAGNAQESKKKDKKTYKVEKTNAEWKKLLSPQEYYVLREAGTERPFTSPLNKNYKEGTFVCAACKTPLYKSEHKFDSGTGWPSFDRAIKGNVELDVDYKIGYARTELKCNTCGGHLGHSFDDGPAKTTGKRHCINGVALNFIPKE; translated from the coding sequence ATGAAAAAAATAGCAAGTTTATTTCTATTCGTTTTAATTATTAGCTGTGCAGGAAATGCGCAAGAATCAAAAAAGAAAGATAAAAAAACCTATAAAGTTGAAAAAACAAATGCTGAGTGGAAAAAGCTTTTATCACCTCAGGAATATTATGTTTTAAGAGAAGCAGGCACAGAAAGACCTTTCACAAGTCCTTTAAACAAGAATTATAAAGAGGGTACATTTGTATGTGCAGCATGTAAAACTCCTTTATACAAATCAGAACATAAGTTTGATTCTGGTACAGGTTGGCCTTCTTTTGATAGAGCAATAAAAGGCAATGTTGAGTTAGATGTAGATTATAAAATTGGTTATGCCAGAACAGAATTAAAGTGCAATACCTGTGGTGGTCATTTAGGGCATTCTTTTGATGATGGACCAGCAAAGACAACAGGAAAGCGTCATTGTATTAATGGAGTAGCTTTAAACTTTATACCAAAAGAATAA